A single Triticum dicoccoides isolate Atlit2015 ecotype Zavitan chromosome 2A, WEW_v2.0, whole genome shotgun sequence DNA region contains:
- the LOC119359782 gene encoding dehydration-responsive element-binding protein 1E-like — protein sequence MEWAYSGGGHSKSPAAGGREEGSYMTVSSAPPKRRAGRTKVRETRHPVYKGVRSRNPGRWVCEVREPHGKQRLWLGTFDTAEMAARAHDVAALALRGRAACLNFADSPRTLRVPPQGAGHEEIRRAAVEAAELFRPEPGQRNAATTEAPAASPADAGNAELVANSPYHLMDGLEFEMQGYLDMAHGMLIEPPPMAGPSTWIEEDYDCEVSLWNY from the coding sequence ATGGAGTGGGCGTACAGCGGCGGCGGCCACTCGAAATCTCCGGCGGCCGGCGGCCGGGAGGAGGGCTCGTACATGACGGTGTCgtcggcgccgcccaagcgacGGGCGGGGAGGACCAAGGTCAGGGAGACGAGGCACCCGGTGTACAAGGGGGTGCGCAGCAGGAACCCCGGCCGGTGGGTCTGCGAGGTGCGCGAGCCGCACGGGAAGCAGCGGCTGTggctcggcaccttcgacaccgccgAGATGGCGGCGCGCGCGCACGACGTCGCCGCCCTCGCGCTCCGCGGCCGCGCCGCGTGCCTCAACTTCGCGGACTCGCCGCGCACGCTCCGGGTGCCGCCGCAGGGGGCCGGCCACGAGGAGATACGCCGCGCCGCGGTCGAGGCGGCCGAGCTGTTCCGCCCGGAGCCTGGGCAGCGCAATGCAGCTACTACCGAGGCGCCGGCTGCTTCACCGGCAGACGCGGGGAACGCGGAGCTCGTTGCAAACTCTCCTTACCACCTCATGGATGGTTTAGAATTCGAAATGCAGGGCTATCTTGACATGGCGCACGGCATGCTGATCGAGCCACCGCCAATGGCGGGGCCGTCGACGTGGATCGAGGAGGACTACGACTGCGAGGTCAGCCTGTGGAACTACTGA